In Babylonia areolata isolate BAREFJ2019XMU chromosome 19, ASM4173473v1, whole genome shotgun sequence, a single window of DNA contains:
- the LOC143293541 gene encoding protein phosphatase 1 regulatory subunit 3B-like: protein MLDVAPTHPSTYTVMSVDWSPYLLSSSPPSSSFEFHSYSFASSGYQPYPPLASLPGPEEQESSQRLHRPKRLSDQPLKPIIIKPDSDGEQSSGYTSDGESTPTSPCSPGRTRKKVSFADHCGKALTEVRIMSEPSDHPPNLNPEVLASLTQGAQANVTGKPPLRLTFPQPASDYLAFRDKIEKQLVSLENVILRDYTVGGTIKVKNTSFEKKVFVRFTFTSWESYEDVLAKYLPGPGDIPGRPSCHDTFTFELEVPPNSDVSKKIEFAVCYEDGSTQHWDSNGGANYCIVWEKFQDQSHPSPVGASFQKDHFVFGPASLADFACWHHVDTSTPYY, encoded by the coding sequence ATGTTGGATGtggcccccacacacccctccacatatACCGTGATGTCTGTGGACTGGTCGCCCTACCTGCTGTCCAGCAGCCCCCCCAGCTCCAGCTTTGAGTTCCACAGTTACTCCTTTGCCTCCAGTGGCTACCAGCCCTACCCCCCTCTTGCCAGTTTACCCGGACCTGAAGAACAGGAAAGCAGCCAGAGGTTGCACCGTCCAAAGCGACTGAGTGATCAGCCGCTGAAACCGATCATCATCAAGCCCGACAGTGATGGGGAGCAGTCTTCAGGTTACACGTCAGACGGTGAGTCCACCCCCACCAGCCCGTGCTCTCCGGGCCGCACACGGAAAAAGGTTTCTTTCGCCGACCACTGTGGCAAAGCTCTGACAGAGGTGCGCATCATGTCGGAGCCCTCAGATCACCCCCCTAATCTCAACCCTGAGGTCTTGGCCTCCCTCACACAAGGGGCACAGGCCAACGTGACAGGGAAACCCCCTCTCAGATTGACGTTTCCCCAGCCAGCCTCTGATTACCTCGCTTTCAGAGACAAAATTGAAAAGCAGCTGGTCAGTTTGGAGAATGTTATACTGAGAGACTACACTGTGGGAGGGACCATCAAAGTGAAGAACACTTCGTTTGAAAAGAAGGTGTTTGTGCGCTTCACCTTCACGTCGTGGGAATCCTATGAGGACGTGCTGGCCAAGTACCTGCCGGGGCCAGGGGACATCCCAGGCCGGCCCTCCTGTCACGACACCTTCACCTTCGAGTTGGAAGTGCCGCCTAACTCGGACGTGTCCAAAAAGATTGAGTTTGCAGTGTGCTATGAGGATGGGAGCACGCAGCACTGGGACAGCAATGGGGGAGCCAACTACTGCATTGTGTGGGAGAAGTTCCAGGATCAGTCACACCCGTCTCCCGTGGGGGCCAGTTTCCAGAAAGACCATTTCGTCTTCGGCCCTGCTTCCCTGGCAGACTTTGCATGTTGGCATCACGTCGATACATCCACCCCTTACTACTGA